In a single window of the Oryctolagus cuniculus chromosome 2, mOryCun1.1, whole genome shotgun sequence genome:
- the WFS1 gene encoding wolframin, whose translation MDSGASPPSPSLPEPPARSQLNAAASVEQERSEVPPAPGTQVGPGPGVGDAAAPAEPRDSGTRSREGTAGTGPATGDAEIPFEEVLEKAKAGDPKAQAEVGRHYLRLAQAEDEELNNCTAVDWLILAAKQGRREAVKLLRRCLADRRGITSENEQAVKQLASETELERAVRKAALVMYWRLNPKKKKQVAVAELLENVGQVDEHDGGAQPGPVPKSRQKQRRMLERLVSSESKSYIALDDFVEITKKYAKGIIPTNLFLQDDDEDDELAGKSPEDLPLRLRVVKYPLHAIMEVKEYLIDVASKAGMHWLSTIVPTHHVNALLFFFIISNLTVDFFAFAIPLVVFYLSFVSMVICTLKVFQDSKAWENFRTLTDLLLRFEPNLDVEQAEVNFGWNHLEPYAHFLLSVVFVIFSFPVASKDWIPCSELAVVAAFFTATSYMSLSSSAEPYTRRALLTELAAGLLSLLPALPGDGCCLRALGQAFCTVPLGHLVVLNVSLPCLLYLYLFYLFFRMAQLRDFKGTYCYLVPYLVCFMWCELCVVLLLQSTGLGLVRASLGYLLFLFALPVLAAGLALMGLVQFARWFVSLELTKVAVTLALCCVPLLLRWWTRASFSVVGVVKSLTRSSVVKLILVWLTAIVLFCWFYVYRSEGMKVYNSTLTWPQYSALCGPRAWKETNMARTQILCSHLEGHRVTWTGRFKYVRVTEIDNSAESAINMLPFVVGDWLRCLYGEAYPACSPGATATAEEELCRLKQLAKHPCHIKRFDRYKFEITVGMPLGGHEEDDVTKDIVLRASSEFRAVLLGLRQGSLVEFSTILEGRLGSKWPVFELKAISCLNCMAQLTPAQRHVKVERDWRSVVHGALKFAFDFFFYPFLSAA comes from the exons ATGGACTCCGGCGCCTCTCCTCcgagcccctccctcccagagcCCCCGGCCCGCTCTCAGCTCAACGCCGCTGCCTCTGTGGAGCAGGAGAGGAGCGAggtgcccccagcccccggcaccCAGGTTGGCCCTGGACCAGGTGTTGGAGATGCAGCTGCCCCTGCCGAGCCCCGGGACTCAGGCACCAGGAGCAGAGAAGGAACGGCGGGGACGG GGCCTGCGACCGGAGACGCAGAGATTCCCTTTGAGGAAGTCCTGGAGAAGGCCAAGGCCGGGGACCCGAAGGCGCAGGCCGAG GTGGGCAGGCACTACCTGCGCCTGGCCCAGGCCGAGGACGAGGAGCTGAACAACTGCACGGCCGTGGACTGGCTCATCCTGGCCGCCAAGCAGGGCCGGCGCGAGGCCGTGAAGCTGCTCCGCCGCTGCCTGGCCGACAGGAGAG GCATCACGTCCGAGAACGAGCAGGCGGTGAAGCAGCTGGCCTCCGAGACGGAGCTGGAGAGGGCCGTGCGCAAGGCCGCGCTGGTCATGTACTGGAGGCTCAACCCCAAGAAGAAGAAGCAGGTGGCCGTGGCCGAGCTGCTGGAGAACGTCGGCCAGGTGGACGAGCACG ATGGAGGGGCGCAGCCAGGCCCCGTCCCCAAGTCTCGGCAGAAGCAGCGGCGGATGCTGGAGCGCTTGGTCAGCAGCGAGT CCAAGAGCTACATCGCGCTGGACGACTTCGTGGAAATCACCAAGAAGTACGCCAAGGGCATCATCCCCACCAACCTCTTCCTGCAGGATGACGACGAGGACGATGAGCTGGCGGGCAAGAGCCCCGAGGACCTGCCCCTGCGCCTCAGG gtggTGAAGTACCCACTGCACGCCATCATGGAGGTGAAGGAGTATCTGATCGACGTGGCCTCCAAGGCGGGCATGCACTGGCTGTCCACCATCGTCCCCACGCACCACGTCAACGCCCTGctcttcttcttcatcatcagCAACCTCACCGTGGACTTCTTCGCCTTCGCCATCCCGCTGGTGGTCTTCTACCTGTCCTTCGTGTCCATGGTCATCTGCACCCTCAAGGTCTTCCAGGACAGCAAGGCCTGGGAGAACTTCCGCACGCTCACCGACCTGCTGCTGCGCTTCGAGCCCAACCTGGACGTGGAGCAGGCCGAGGTGAACTTCGGCTGGAACCACCTGGAGCCCTACGCCCACTTCCTGCTCTCCGTCGTCTTCGTCATCTTCTCCTTCCCTGTGGCCAGCAAGGACTGGATCCCCTGCTCCgagctggccgtggtggccgccTTCTTCACCGCCACCAGCTACATGAGCCTGAGCAGCTCGGCCGAGCCCTACACGCGGCGGGCGCTGCTCACCGAGCTGGCCGCCGGgctgctgtccctgctgcccGCGCTGCCCGGGGACGGCTGCTGCCTGagggcgctgggccaggccttcTGCACCGTGCCCCTGGGCCACCTGGTGGTCCTCAACGTGAGCCTCCCCTGCCTGCTCTACCTGTACCTCTTCTACCTGTTCTTCCGCATGGCCCAGCTGCGGGACTTCAAGGGCACCTACTGCTACCTGGTGCCCTACCTGGTGTGCTTCATGTGGTGCGAGCTCTGCGTGGTCCTCCTGCTGCAGTCCACGGGCCTGGGGCTGGTGCGCGCCTCCCTCGGGTACCTGCTCTTCTTGTTCGCGCTGCCCGTGCTGGCGGCCGGCCTCGCCCTCATGGGCCTGGTGCAGTTCGCCCGCTGGTTCGTGTCGCTGGAGCTCACCAAGGTGGCCGTGACCCTGGCGCTGTGCTGCGTCCCCCTGCTCCTGCGCTGGTGGACCCGGGCCAGCTTCTCCGTGGTGGGCGTGGTCAAGTCGCTGACGCGCAGCTCCGTGGTCAAGCTCATCCTGGTGTGGCTCACGGCCATCGTCCTCTTCTGCTGGTTCTACGTGTACCGCTCGGAGGGCATGAAGGTGTACAACTCCACGCTGACCTGGCCGCAGTACAGCGCCCTGTGTGGCCCGCGGGCCTGGAAGGAGACCAACATGGCCCGCACGCAGATCCTGTGCAGCCACCTGGAGGGCCACCGCGTCACGTGGACCGGCCGCTTCAAGTACGTGCGGGTGACGGAGATCGACAACAGCGCCGAGTCGGCCATCAACATGCTGCCCTTCGTCGTGGGCGACTGGCTGCGCTGCCTGTACGGCGAGGCCTACCCGGCCTGCAGCCCCGGCGCCACGGCCACGGCCGAGGAGGAGCTGTGCCGCCTCAAGCAGCTGGCCAAGCACCCCTGCCACATCAAGCGGTTCGACCGCTACAAGTTCGAGATCACCGTGGGCATGCCGCTGGGCGGCCACGAGGAGGACGACGTCACCAAGGACATCGTGCTGCGCGCCAGCAGCGAGTTCCGCGCCGTGCTGCTCGGCCTGCGCCAGGGCAGCCTGGTGGAGTTCAGCACCATTCTCGAGGGCCGCCTGGGCAGCAAGTGGCCCGTGTTCGAGCTCAAGGCCATCAGCTGCCTCAACTGCATGGCGCAGCTGACGCCGGCCCAGCGCCACGTGAAGGTCGAGCGCGACTGGCGCAGCGTCGTGCACGGCGCCCTCAAGTTCGCCTTCGACTTCTTCTTCTACCCCTTCCTGTCGGCGGCCTGA